The Salvia hispanica cultivar TCC Black 2014 unplaced genomic scaffold, UniMelb_Shisp_WGS_1.0 HiC_scaffold_149, whole genome shotgun sequence genomic interval CACCAGTTTCTCTAATACACACAAAATCCCCTAAATTATGAGTAACTTATTGTGTATAAAATTCAGAATCTTGCTATAGGTGTCTCATAGTTGGACAAATCTTTATCACCAATATAAATGTTGATACACCTCACCTAACCATCTCACCATATATAGGCCTCCATATGtccacataaaattatttgatttcaacatataaatccatttaacGCCTCTCATTGGCTCTTTTGCAAGCTTAAGTAACACTGGAGTGCTTTTTTCAGTTATAAAGggtgtatttattttgtcacATACCgttgaattattttgtaattttcatggCTCCGGTATTTTTAGAACCCTTCTGGCAataaagattggatttttattttctgggCACGAGCTTCTTCTTGTTTAAAGGTAAAATCTTGGCCCTTTCTTGCATGTTGTGCAATGATTTGacgatttcatttttaccatcaTCGAAATTTGCCCCTTTGCACGATTCTTGAAATCTTGTTATTGCGGCTGAAATTTGTGGACTGAGGTGAAATTTTGGGTGTTTCGATTTGAAATGTGTTGGAAGGGAAGTTCTTTGTGTTCTGTTTTTCTATCTTCCTTCTGTTTTAGGTAAAAtgtattttggatttttttgtaTGGTAGCTGACTGTTTTTGTAGATTATGTGATAGTTGAAGTGCGTTTGAGCTTGTTGGTTGTTGTTATAGAACACTTTAGGAAGAACAGAACCTTCCCTTCTCGTTAATTAGTGGATTATGAATAGTTGAAAGATTAACATGTTTAGTTCTTTGCCACAAACCCTACCTAGTCTCGTTATCTTTGGTGATATAGGAAAACACATTTGGAAGTGTTAAATTTGTGTTGTTGTAGAAGAATGATTGATTATCAGTCCACGTCCCTCAAATACACTTTAGCCATTATCGATAGAATAAACTCTCACCGCATCTTGCTTTGTACATGTGCCGCCCGCCTTTTCTAGTCATGCACTTGTAAGTTTGAAGTGATGTGGATTTCTTGTTTCCTGTTTGGAGTTGTATGTTTACAGTCTGCCTTCATCTTAAAGAAGCTTGAATGCGGGTTCATTGTTGTTTCTAGATTTTGGTGACAATGAAAGTAGCTTCTCTTGAGTTCTTTTtgttaattactactatatgcTGAAAGCATAAGCCATGTTTGGCAGACGTTACCTTCGTGCAATTTTTTGCTTCTCTCGAGAACTATGATTTGTTGATGGATTCGTGTTGGTTCTTGACCTAGagatatattataattaggaTGAAGCCATTCTAGTATATTCTTGTTGATTATGCTTTGTGATATTGATATATAATCTCTCTGTGCGTATATGTGCATAGATACGGAGAGTTTGTTTTGTCATCGCAACAGTttctagtactatattttattgttgttttcttcttaTGATCACAGGCATCGGAGAAATTTGCAGGCATCACACTGAAACTCACTATGACTTGATGTTTCAGTCGTAAAATGCATATCACAAAGCAATATCGCTGCGTGCACTCCGCAGCCTGTGTTTGTACCAAAGGGCACCTTAGTGAGGAAGTGATCTTCTTAGTTTTCAACCATTTGAACTGGAACCCTAAGTTGATAGTGGCCCTTTCTTGCACGTGCAAATGGCTAGACGATCTCGCCAAACGAGTCCTCTGGAAGGAGTTCTGCAAGACACGGGCTCCTAAGATGATGCGCGATCTCCACTCCAGCGGAAGCCATATCGTGGATGGGAGCTGGAGGGCCCTCGGAAAGCTTCTCATATACTGCTCCGGATGCAAGAAAGACGGGCTGTTCAACCGCGTCCACGTCCCCGGCCATTTCGTGTACAGGACACGTTTCTCAAGGACATCGGGGAAGAGCTTTCTCCTATCACAATGCAGGACGGACGTCTTGTACATCTCCGACCCCTGTGAGCATCTCGACCAAGGGGAGGAAGGGGATATAGGGTTTTTCCGTGGGATCTTCAAATCCTTTGCGACGTCTAAAGTCAGGAAACTGTTGATCAGCCGGGGTGCCCCGCTGCATCCGAAGGAGGTGTGTCCATACTGCAAGGCGAAGCTGTGGAACATGCAGGCAGCCAACATGATACCCTCGAGCGCCAGCTGCAGGCTCGGCGCGTACGATGACTGCATCGAGTATTATGTGTGTCTCAACGGACACGTGCTCGGGATATGCACCTTGTTGCCTTTATCTGATACAGATGAAGCATCTGAGGAGTGATGCAGATTTTTACTCTTAAGTCAGGTATTTCcattaattttcttcaattttcagcTTCTTTATTTGCTGCTCTACAGCTTTGTCTCTTCATGTGAGCAGTGATGCACCTTCACTGGGAAAATCGAGGCTGTGGGTCGAGACGGAGGCGAGCCGAGGGATGGAGGATGGGGATGTTGAGTGAAGCTTGGTGTGTATAATCTGCTGCTGTTTTTGGGGTAGCAGAATGTTGGTGTCTGTAAATATGGTCtgttatttatacatttttgtGCTGTGATTTGTGACCTTACTATATACATTAACTGTCTGACTGAGAAGCTGTCTAATTTCACTATTTCAATATGATTGAATACTATCTGTTCAACTAAACACGAGGATAAAACGGTGTTGGATCAAACAACGTCTAATTAAGTTTGAAACGATGTTTTATTCATTCGCTTTAAACTAGTCGCCACATTAGCGCGTAATTTGCCGAAAAGGACAGATGtgataatagtaaaaatttcagttttcgtgatttattttttagattttgagaTGTGGAATGGACTAAAATTCAattcttttgcttttatttggCAAATTGTCATgatcaaactcaaaattgtAAACTAAGTAGTAAAAGCtagtacaaaaaataaagataaacagtaataaatcaaaataattcttACATAATTAAACTCAAAATTGGACACTAATACAAGccacaaaaatagtaaaaatatacaaataataaatcaaaattaatcgAATCAgaaaacgaaaattaaaatgaagtgaaaaacCCGAGTGGTTAACTTTTTGTTATCTCTTCTTCCTTCGGAAATCCATCTGCCGCCATTTCCGCTCTTCTTTCCTACTCACCTTCAATTTTGCGAGTCCGATTCCAGCAGCGTCGCTGCAGTTGGGGCTCAATCTCAGTGGCGGCAATTCGAAAGGAATCAATTGTCTCTCTGCGATTTATACCCGAGTCTTCATCTTAGTTGATGACTATTTAAGGTAAAATTTCGATTCTTGTTTAGCTTCATAATCCTTCTGAACCGGACTGCAACCTTTCATTTCTGTTGTGCTCTATTCCAAAGATTgaatctttcttactttaggAAGGAGTTTCTGGTGTATTGCTTCATTTGATGCTAATTTGGGAAGGAAAGTTCAGTAATTCGGCTTCTAAGGTTAGTTTTGATAATGGTGGAGGTGCTGAGTACTCCACCAGCATGTTCTGTTTCAGTTCATCCAAGCATTCGTGATTTTAGGATCCCTTTTCGGTGCATCAATTGCTCtgcatattttgattttgggtgGAAGATGAATATGAATTCTGTTTCAGCCAAAAATCATAGTTTTGGTGTGGTGGCGTTGGCTGAAAACTCGTATTTAAGAACAGTTAGACAACGGGGAAGTTTTCTGCTATGCAAGTCAATAGACAGTAAAGTTTCGCGAGGTATGCGAAACAATGTTGCAAGTCTTGAGCTTAGGGAGTTGGTTTGTGAGGGAGAGAAAGAGGGTCTTGATGGGAATGGCTCCAAAAACATATTGCCACCTTGGGGTGGTTTGGCTGATCGAGAATTGGATGATCGGAACTGTTTGGATGTTCGTGCACCAATGCCTTTGAAGGCCGGTGATGAGAGTATGGATGAGATACACTATTTGGAGGAGAGAGATGAGGAAGTGTTGTCAAATAGGATTCTGAAGCTCAGTCGGGCGAATAAAGTGAGGAGTGCATTGACATTGTATAGATCAATGGTCGTTTCTGGTCTGCTGCCTCGTTCGCATGCTTGTAATTCCCTTCTCACGTGTCTGTTGAGGAATAGAAGGCTAGATGATGCCTTGAGAGTGTTTGAATTCATGAAGTCGAGTGATATCGCCACTGGCCACACTTACAGCTTGGTTTTGAAAGCAGTGGCTGATGTTCAGAGCCGTGATGTGGCCTTAACCATGTTTGAGGAAGCAGAAAGGGACGGCAGAACCAAGAAACACATGGATGTGGTTGTTTACAACACTATGATAGCGATGTGTGGGAAGGTGAATGACTGGCGTCAGGCTGAGAGGATGTGGAGAAGTTTGAGAGACAATGGCTGTGTAGGGACAACAGTCACGTATCGTATGCTGGTCTGCATATTCGTCCGCTGTGGTCAGAATGAGCTAGCTCTTGATGCCCATCACGAGATGGTTCAAAACGGATTGAGCCCAGATGATGATGCTATGCAAGCTGTAATAGGGGCGTGCACGAGGGAGGGGAAATGGGACACGGCCCTCGATATCTTGCAAACCATGTTGGGAAACGATATGAACCCAAGTCTCGTTACTTGTAATGCTCTGATCAATTCACTGGGCAAAGCAGGCAAGGTTGATCTTGCATTCAACGTGTACGAGCTCTTGAAGTCGTTGGGGTATGCACCCGATGCATACACGTGGAACGGCCTGCTCTGTGCGCTGAACAGAGCAAACCGACACTCTGATGCTCTTCAGCTCTTCGAGAGCATTAGGAAAGAGCACAGTTCCGTGTTGAACCTGCATATATACAACACTTGTTTGATGTCTTGCCAGAGGCTTGGATTATGGGATAGGGCAATGCAGCTGCTATGGCAGATGGAAGGGGCCGGTTTCCCCGTCTCTGTCACATCGTACAATCTTGTCATCGGAGCTTGTGAGGCCGCAAAGAAGCCAAAGGTCGCGTTGCAAGTATACAAGCACATGGTTCATCAGAAACAGAATCCGGATGTATTCACTCTCTTGTCGTTGATAAGAAGCTGCATTTGGGGTTCCCTTTGGAAAGACGTGGAGGAAATTCTAAATGTAAGACGTTGAAGCTGTGTTTCCTGCTACTTGAAGACATGCTtactgattttattttatttttttgttggtgttTTAGGCAGAACCAAATGGATCTCTATACAATGCTGCTATACAGGGATCATGCTTGAGGAAGGAGATTGATTTGGCGAGGAGATTGTACGAGAAAATGCGCGAGATTGGCCTCAAACCCGATGGCAAAACCCGGGCTATGATGCTGCAGAACTTGCCCAGATGTTGATTTGCAGAAGtattgcaggtttatttagtttttgcaCTTCTGCTGATGCAACTTAACTGCAACATGAATCGgacctctctttctctctcatacatAGAGTGATATATTGTATAGTAAACAGAGCTTTGCTTTTTTCCTAATATATGGAGTAACATGTTTTGTCTTGTTTTAGAATATTTCTAGTGTCTTGTCTACTTGATGTGTAGACGTTATCGTGTTCATGTTCGTGTTGAAATGAAGGTACGAGGAAAACAAGTAGATAAGTAAACTAAGATTCCAATAAATCacaatgaaattataaaaaagcaaaagaaacaTTCATCTTGGTCTCTCCAACAATCTCTAACTCAAGTAGATGGAGCTAAGAGCCTATCAGTCTGCATATCATAATATCA includes:
- the LOC125198462 gene encoding EID1-like F-box protein 2, with product MHITKQYRCVHSAACVCTKGHLSEEVIFLVFNHLNWNPKLIVALSCTCKWLDDLAKRVLWKEFCKTRAPKMMRDLHSSGSHIVDGSWRALGKLLIYCSGCKKDGLFNRVHVPGHFVYRTRFSRTSGKSFLLSQCRTDVLYISDPCEHLDQGEEGDIGFFRGIFKSFATSKVRKLLISRGAPLHPKEVCPYCKAKLWNMQAANMIPSSASCRLGAYDDCIEYYVCLNGHVLGICTLLPLSDTDEASEE
- the LOC125198464 gene encoding pentatricopeptide repeat-containing protein At3g29290-like, yielding MVEVLSTPPACSVSVHPSIRDFRIPFRCINCSAYFDFGWKMNMNSVSAKNHSFGVVALAENSYLRTVRQRGSFLLCKSIDSKVSRGMRNNVASLELRELVCEGEKEGLDGNGSKNILPPWGGLADRELDDRNCLDVRAPMPLKAGDESMDEIHYLEERDEEVLSNRILKLSRANKVRSALTLYRSMVVSGLLPRSHACNSLLTCLLRNRRLDDALRVFEFMKSSDIATGHTYSLVLKAVADVQSRDVALTMFEEAERDGRTKKHMDVVVYNTMIAMCGKVNDWRQAERMWRSLRDNGCVGTTVTYRMLVCIFVRCGQNELALDAHHEMVQNGLSPDDDAMQAVIGACTREGKWDTALDILQTMLGNDMNPSLVTCNALINSLGKAGKVDLAFNVYELLKSLGYAPDAYTWNGLLCALNRANRHSDALQLFESIRKEHSSVLNLHIYNTCLMSCQRLGLWDRAMQLLWQMEGAGFPVSVTSYNLVIGACEAAKKPKVALQVYKHMVHQKQNPDVFTLLSLIRSCIWGSLWKDVEEILNAEPNGSLYNAAIQGSCLRKEIDLARRLYEKMREIGLKPDGKTRAMMLQNLPRC